Proteins encoded in a region of the Phacochoerus africanus isolate WHEZ1 chromosome 8, ROS_Pafr_v1, whole genome shotgun sequence genome:
- the ZNF444 gene encoding zinc finger protein 444 isoform X1, with amino-acid sequence MESGGAGPSRSERRCSLAGPMEVLAMQPVKQECQATEGLTLDSPWHRFRHFHLGDAPGPREALGLLRALCRDWLRPEVHTKEQMLELLVLEQFLSALPADLQAWVCSRQPQSGEEAVALLEELWGPAVKAPRDVTEDPGVGVGKEDGGVTPLGDAAPGAEEPATGDAQAARPYKQEPGSPPLAPPAPPAPGLPAFLAAPGSASCPECGKASLKPAHLLRHRQSHTGEKPHACPECGKAFRRKEHLRRHRGTHPGSPGPALRPLPAREKPHACCECGKTFYWREHLVRHRKTHSGARPFACWECGKGFGRREHVLRHQRIHGRAAAGGAGGAAAPGPEGGGPFPPWPLG; translated from the exons ATGGAGTCTGGGGGCGCAGGACCAAGCCGGTCAGAGAG GCGCTGCAGTCTCGCAGGCCCCATGGAGGTCCTGGCCATGCAGCCCGTGAAGCAGGAGTGCCAGGCCACCGAGGGCCTGACCCTGGACTCGCCGTGGCACCGCTTCCGCCATTTCCATTTGGGTGACGCTCCGGGCCCCCGCGAGGCGCTGGGCCTGCTGCGCGCCCTGTGCCGGGACTGGCTGCGGCCCGAGGTCCACACCAAGGAGCAGATGCTGGAGCTGCTGGTGCTGGAGCAGTTCCTGAGCGCCCTGCCTGCCGACCTCCAGGCCTGGGTGTGCAGCCGGCAGCCCCAGAGTGGGGAGGAGGCCGTGGCGCTGCTGGAGGAGCTCTGG GGACCAGCGGTGAAGGCCCCTCGGGATGTGACGGAAGACCCCGGGGTCGGCGTGGGAAAGGAAGATGGTGGGGTGACGCCATTAG GAGACGCGGCCCCCGGGGCTGAGGAACCGGCGACGGGGGACGCCCAGGCTGCGCGGCCCTACAAGCAGGAGCCGGGCAGCCCCCCGCTGGCCCCGCCGGCCCCGCCAGCGCCgggcctgcctgccttcctggcGGCGCCGGGCTCCGCGTCCTGCCCCGAGTGCGGCAAGGCCTCGCTGAAGCCAGCGCACCTGCTGCGTCACCGGCAGAGCCACACGGGGGAGAAGCCGCACGCCTGCCCCGAGTGCGGCAAGGCCTTCCGGCGCAAGGAGCACCTGCGGCGCCACCGCGGCACGCACCCCGGCAGCCCGGGGCCGGCCCTGCGGCCGCTGCCGGCCCGCGAGAAGCCGCACGCCTGCTGCGAGTGCGGCAAGACCTTCTACTGGCGCGAACACCTGGTGCGCCACCGCAAGACACACTCGGGCGCGCGGCCGTTCGCCTGCTGGGAGTGCGGCAAGGGCTTCGGGCGCCGCGAGCACGTGCTGCGCCACCAGCGCATCCACGGGCGCGCGGCCGCGGGCGGCGCGGGCGGGGCCGCGGCACCCGGCCCCGAGGGCGGGGGCCCGTTCCCGCCGTGGCCGCTGGGGTAG
- the ZNF444 gene encoding zinc finger protein 444 isoform X2: MEVLAMQPVKQECQATEGLTLDSPWHRFRHFHLGDAPGPREALGLLRALCRDWLRPEVHTKEQMLELLVLEQFLSALPADLQAWVCSRQPQSGEEAVALLEELWGPAVKAPRDVTEDPGVGVGKEDGGVTPLGDAAPGAEEPATGDAQAARPYKQEPGSPPLAPPAPPAPGLPAFLAAPGSASCPECGKASLKPAHLLRHRQSHTGEKPHACPECGKAFRRKEHLRRHRGTHPGSPGPALRPLPAREKPHACCECGKTFYWREHLVRHRKTHSGARPFACWECGKGFGRREHVLRHQRIHGRAAAGGAGGAAAPGPEGGGPFPPWPLG; encoded by the exons ATGGAGGTCCTGGCCATGCAGCCCGTGAAGCAGGAGTGCCAGGCCACCGAGGGCCTGACCCTGGACTCGCCGTGGCACCGCTTCCGCCATTTCCATTTGGGTGACGCTCCGGGCCCCCGCGAGGCGCTGGGCCTGCTGCGCGCCCTGTGCCGGGACTGGCTGCGGCCCGAGGTCCACACCAAGGAGCAGATGCTGGAGCTGCTGGTGCTGGAGCAGTTCCTGAGCGCCCTGCCTGCCGACCTCCAGGCCTGGGTGTGCAGCCGGCAGCCCCAGAGTGGGGAGGAGGCCGTGGCGCTGCTGGAGGAGCTCTGG GGACCAGCGGTGAAGGCCCCTCGGGATGTGACGGAAGACCCCGGGGTCGGCGTGGGAAAGGAAGATGGTGGGGTGACGCCATTAG GAGACGCGGCCCCCGGGGCTGAGGAACCGGCGACGGGGGACGCCCAGGCTGCGCGGCCCTACAAGCAGGAGCCGGGCAGCCCCCCGCTGGCCCCGCCGGCCCCGCCAGCGCCgggcctgcctgccttcctggcGGCGCCGGGCTCCGCGTCCTGCCCCGAGTGCGGCAAGGCCTCGCTGAAGCCAGCGCACCTGCTGCGTCACCGGCAGAGCCACACGGGGGAGAAGCCGCACGCCTGCCCCGAGTGCGGCAAGGCCTTCCGGCGCAAGGAGCACCTGCGGCGCCACCGCGGCACGCACCCCGGCAGCCCGGGGCCGGCCCTGCGGCCGCTGCCGGCCCGCGAGAAGCCGCACGCCTGCTGCGAGTGCGGCAAGACCTTCTACTGGCGCGAACACCTGGTGCGCCACCGCAAGACACACTCGGGCGCGCGGCCGTTCGCCTGCTGGGAGTGCGGCAAGGGCTTCGGGCGCCGCGAGCACGTGCTGCGCCACCAGCGCATCCACGGGCGCGCGGCCGCGGGCGGCGCGGGCGGGGCCGCGGCACCCGGCCCCGAGGGCGGGGGCCCGTTCCCGCCGTGGCCGCTGGGGTAG
- the ZNF444 gene encoding zinc finger protein 444 isoform X3, translated as MESGGAGPSRSERRCSLAGPMEVLAMQPVKQECQATEGLTLDSPWHRFRHFHLGDAPGPREALGLLRALCRDWLRPEVHTKEQMLELLVLEQFLSALPADLQAWVCSRQPQSGEEAVALLEELWGPAVKAPRDVTEDPGVGVGKEDGGVTPLVNVPIVVSAVCQAQGAESDTPHPGGHKWGSRGTASASDVSQLCTGMVLPLPETPQQPLRYPACSATLCSCRNPGPEKWNNSPKIRCWASQDVPRRSDPRALAPQVSVSCGHLHSQKSRGLLPIEPVAKAGGAALCSDWPARCTHGAGSCGRRPSRPKH; from the exons ATGGAGTCTGGGGGCGCAGGACCAAGCCGGTCAGAGAG GCGCTGCAGTCTCGCAGGCCCCATGGAGGTCCTGGCCATGCAGCCCGTGAAGCAGGAGTGCCAGGCCACCGAGGGCCTGACCCTGGACTCGCCGTGGCACCGCTTCCGCCATTTCCATTTGGGTGACGCTCCGGGCCCCCGCGAGGCGCTGGGCCTGCTGCGCGCCCTGTGCCGGGACTGGCTGCGGCCCGAGGTCCACACCAAGGAGCAGATGCTGGAGCTGCTGGTGCTGGAGCAGTTCCTGAGCGCCCTGCCTGCCGACCTCCAGGCCTGGGTGTGCAGCCGGCAGCCCCAGAGTGGGGAGGAGGCCGTGGCGCTGCTGGAGGAGCTCTGG GGACCAGCGGTGAAGGCCCCTCGGGATGTGACGGAAGACCCCGGGGTCGGCGTGGGAAAGGAAGATGGTGGGGTGACGCCATTAG tgaATGTCCCGATTGTTGTTTccgctgtgtgccaggcccagggagcTGAATCAGACACGCCCCATCCTGGAGGGCACAAGTGGGGGTCACGAGGGACAGCCAGCGCCAGTGATGTGAGCCAGCTGTGCACAGGCATGGTCCTCCCGCTCCCGGAAACCCCACAGCAGCCCTTGAGATACCCAGCTTGTTCGGCCACGTTGTGTAGCTGCAGAAACCCAGGCCCGGAGAAATGGAATAACTCGCCCAAGATCAGGTGTTGGGCAAGCCAGGATGTACCCAGGCGGTCTGACCCCAGAGCCCTGGCGCCCCAGGTCTCAGTGAGTTGTGGCCACCTGCATTCTCAGAAGTCTCGTGGGCTCCTCCCAATAGAGCCAGTCGCCAaggccgggggtgcagccctttGCTCTGATTGGCCCGCCCGGTGCACACACGGGGCTGGGAGCTGCGGCCGGCGCCCATCCAGACCAAAGCACTAG